From Brassica oleracea var. oleracea cultivar TO1000 chromosome C3, BOL, whole genome shotgun sequence, a single genomic window includes:
- the LOC106335514 gene encoding calnexin homolog 1 translates to MMKNRQLLSGLLLILAFVSLQKLCYCDDQTVLYESFDEPFEGRWIVSKNGDYEGVWKHAKSEGHDDYGLLVSEKARKYGIVKELDEPLNLKDGTVVLQYEVRFQEGLECGGAYLKYLRPQEAGWTAEGFNSESPYSIMFGPDKCGATNKVHFILKHKNPKSAEYVEHHLKFPPSVPHDKLSHVYTAILKPDNEVRILVDGEEKKKANLLSGEDFEPALIPDKTIPDPEDKKPEDWDERAKIPDPSAVKPDDWDEDAPMEIEDEEAEKPEGWLDDEPEEVDDPEATKPEDWDDEEDGMWEAPKIDNPKCETAPGCGEWKRPMKKNPAYKGKWSAPLIDNPAYKGIWKPRDIPNPDYFELDRPDYEPIAAIGIEIWTMQDGILFDNMLIAKDEKVAETYRQTTWKPKFDAEKEKQKAEEEAAGSADGLKSYQKVVFDLLNKVADISFLSAYKSKITELIEKAEEQPNLTIGVLVSIVVVFFSLFIKLIFGGKKAAATVEKKKPEVGESSKSEDEAEKKEETAAPRKRQPRRDN, encoded by the exons ATGATGAAAAACCGGCAACTATTATCCGGCCTTTTGCTTATCTTAGCTTTCGTTTCGCTCCAGAAGCTTTGCTACTGTGACGATCAGACG GTGTTGTATGAATCGTTCGATGAGCCATTCGAAGGTCGCTGGATCGTTTCGAAGAATGGTGATTACGAAG GTGTATGGAAGCATGCAAAGAGTGAGGGACATGATGATTATGGACTTCTCGTAAGCGAGAAGGCCCGTAAGTATGGTATTGTGAAAGAGCTTGACGAGCCCCTAAACCTCAAGGATGGAACAGTTGTTCTTCAGTACGAGGTTCGTTTCCAGGAGGGGCTTGAGTGTGGTGGTGCTTACTTGAAATACCTCCGTCCTCAAGAAGCTGGATGGACTGCTGAGGGGTTCAATAGTGAATCTCCTTACTCTATCATGTTTGGGCCTGACAAGTGTGGAGCCACAAACAAAGTGCATTTCATCTTGAAGCACAAGAATCCCAAGAGTGCCGAGTACGTCGAGCACCACCTCAAGTTCCCTCCCTCTGTTCCTCATGACAAGCTTTCCCATGTCTACACCGCCATCTTGAAGCCCGACAACGAGGTTAGAATTTTGGTTGATGGAGAGGAGAAGAAAAAGGCTAATTTACTCTCTGGAGAAGACTTTGAGCCTGCATTGATCCCTGACAAGACCATCCCTGACCCTGAGGACAAGAAACCAGAAGACTGGGATGAAAGAGCCAAGATTCCTGATCCTAGTGCCGTGAAGCCTGACGACTGGGACGAGGATGCACCCATGGAGATCGAAGATGAGGAAGCTGAGAAACCAGAAGGATGGTTAGACGATGAGCCTGAGGAGGTTGACGACCCAGAGGCGACCAAACCTGAAGATTGGGATGATGAGGAAGATGGTATGTGGGAGGCTCCAAAGATTGACAACCCCAAGTGTGAAACAGCACCAGGTTGTGGTGAATGGAAGAGACCGATGAAGAAGAACCCTGCTTACAAGGGCAAGTGGAGTGCACCTCTCATAGATAACCCTGCTTACAAGGGAATCTGGAAACCCAGAGACATCCCTAACCCTGACTACTTTGAGCTAGACAGACCCGATTACGAACCCATTGCAGCCATAGGTATAGAGATCTGGACAATGCAAGACGGTATCTTGTTTGACAACATGTTGATAGCGAAAGACGAGAAGGTCGCTGAGACTTACAGACAGACCACTTGGAAGCCTAAGTTTGATGCTGAGAAAGAGAAACAAAAGGCAGAAGAGGAAGCTGCTGGCTCTGCAGATGGTCTCAAGAGCTACCAG AAGGTTGTGTTCGACCTCTTGAACAAGGTTGCAGATATTTCTTTCCTAAGTGCGTACAAGTCTAAGATCACG GAACTGATTGAGAAAGCTGAGGAACAACCAAACTTAACCATTGGTGTCCTCGTCTCCATTGTCGTAGTATTTTTCTCGCTCTTCATCAAGCTTATCTTCGGTGGGAAGAAG GCGGCAGCAACTGTGGAAAAGAAGAAACCAGAAGTAGGAGAGAGCTCAAAAAGTGAAGATGAGGCAGAGAAGAAGGAAGAAACCGCTGCTCCACGCAAAAGGCAACCGAGACGTGATAATTAG